A section of the Paenibacillus aurantius genome encodes:
- a CDS encoding RNA polymerase sigma factor, which yields MTGTAKAYATVEQAVRDCYGRLVAYLAVHWRDVAAAEDALADAFLAACETWPRQGVPDKPEAWLLTAARRRLVDGARRARVQAKAVPELLALAEEGASPGAEWEEAEIGDERLRMLFLCAHPELDPGIRTPLVLQTVLGVDATRIATAFVVKPATMGQRLSRAKAKLRAAPLRFEMPEKAEWPGRLEAVLEAVYAAYGSGWEEAAGAEPRRRDLAAEAIHLGRLLVRFLPGEPEAQGLLALMLHLEARRAARRDAKGRYIPLSEQDVTLWSADEIGEAEHHLSLAARAGRMGRFQLEAAIQSVHAHRSMTGETAWEDIALLYEGLVRLAPTLGAQVGRAAALAEAQGAQAGLSLLGELPQEAVRSYQPFWALAAHLYGRVGRLEEAREAYSRAAGLSTDPSVRRFLQERMNGL from the coding sequence ATGACGGGCACGGCGAAGGCCTACGCCACGGTAGAGCAGGCCGTCCGGGACTGTTACGGCCGGCTGGTGGCGTACCTGGCGGTGCATTGGCGCGATGTGGCGGCGGCGGAGGACGCGCTGGCGGACGCCTTTCTGGCCGCGTGCGAGACGTGGCCCCGCCAAGGCGTGCCGGACAAGCCGGAGGCCTGGCTCTTGACGGCGGCCCGCCGCCGGCTGGTCGACGGGGCCCGCCGCGCCCGCGTGCAGGCCAAGGCGGTGCCGGAGCTGCTGGCCCTGGCGGAGGAAGGGGCGTCACCGGGGGCGGAATGGGAGGAAGCGGAGATCGGAGACGAGCGGCTGCGGATGCTGTTCCTCTGCGCCCATCCCGAGCTCGACCCGGGCATCCGGACGCCGCTCGTGCTGCAGACCGTGCTCGGGGTCGATGCTACCCGCATCGCCACCGCCTTCGTCGTGAAGCCGGCGACCATGGGGCAGCGCCTCTCCCGGGCGAAGGCCAAGCTGCGCGCCGCTCCCCTCCGCTTCGAGATGCCGGAGAAGGCGGAATGGCCCGGGCGTCTCGAAGCGGTGCTCGAGGCCGTCTATGCCGCCTACGGAAGCGGCTGGGAAGAGGCGGCCGGAGCGGAGCCGCGCCGCAGGGACCTGGCCGCCGAGGCGATCCACCTCGGGCGGCTGCTGGTCCGCTTCCTGCCCGGGGAGCCGGAGGCGCAGGGGCTTCTCGCCTTGATGCTCCACCTCGAGGCCCGCCGGGCGGCCAGACGTGACGCGAAGGGGAGGTATATTCCCCTTTCAGAGCAGGACGTCACGTTATGGTCGGCGGATGAAATAGGAGAAGCGGAGCATCATCTAAGCCTGGCCGCCCGCGCGGGAAGGATGGGCCGCTTTCAGCTCGAAGCGGCCATTCAGTCCGTCCATGCCCATCGGTCCATGACCGGAGAGACCGCCTGGGAGGACATTGCCCTGCTGTACGAGGGGCTCGTGCGGTTGGCCCCGACTCTAGGTGCCCAGGTCGGCCGGGCGGCGGCCTTGGCGGAAGCCCAGGGAGCACAGGCGGGCCTTTCGCTCCTCGGCGAACTTCCCCAGGAGGCGGTCCGAAGCTACCAGCCGTTCTGGGCGCTCGCCGCGCATCTGTACGGCCGGGTGGGGCGCCTGGAGGAGGCCCGGGAAGCGTACAGCCGCGCGGCCGGGCTCAGCACGGATCCTTCCGTGCGCCGTTTCCTGCAGGAGCGGATGAACGGGCTGTGA
- a CDS encoding YciI family protein: MHYTVLFYESQEEFAQRQDPEKKEEYLAGWTHYVKALRESGVVVSSSGLYPPEAATSLRRRDGKMVVQDGPITETKEQLGGFFVIDVPDMEAALEWAARCPNNAVEVRPNLPPVR; this comes from the coding sequence ATGCATTACACCGTTTTGTTCTATGAAAGCCAGGAGGAGTTCGCCCAGCGCCAGGACCCGGAGAAGAAGGAGGAGTATTTGGCGGGATGGACCCATTATGTCAAAGCCCTGCGGGAATCCGGCGTCGTGGTCAGCTCGTCCGGGCTCTACCCGCCGGAGGCGGCGACCAGCTTAAGACGCCGGGACGGCAAAATGGTCGTACAGGACGGGCCAATCACCGAAACGAAGGAGCAGCTTGGCGGTTTCTTCGTGATCGACGTGCCGGATATGGAAGCCGCGCTGGAGTGGGCCGCCCGCTGCCCGAACAACGCCGTAGAAGTTCGGCCGAACCTGCCGCCGGTTCGATGA
- a CDS encoding CHAD domain-containing protein, with protein MSAQQALPKDQPASDLAQWQAVLAGFHEEFEFQLMRALKDGGSKPIHKARVNGRKLLTLLKLLDPDNRTGLAAYYRKGMKRLGKVRDADVLIDAFEERRKRQKKAGHKKQARLLKAVVRMQRKKRKTFRARLAKEMRDFPETEEHSRWERWLKEDLEELLDKVQADRVMVKLQEAYEQKKRVYREQCREAGMESAEAFDALHDLRIAAKEIRYIAASASFALDGKFQRWEKRFQGIQDELGAINDRRVWLETVERLRPERLSARTKTWNRFRKKLRKEIRALLLENRVVKVSLSSDGK; from the coding sequence ATGTCTGCCCAACAAGCTTTACCGAAGGACCAGCCGGCTTCAGACCTGGCTCAATGGCAAGCCGTACTGGCCGGGTTTCATGAGGAATTCGAGTTCCAGCTGATGCGGGCCCTGAAGGATGGTGGCAGCAAGCCCATTCATAAGGCGAGGGTGAACGGCCGCAAGCTTCTGACGCTGCTGAAGCTGCTGGATCCGGATAACCGGACGGGACTGGCGGCCTACTACCGGAAAGGGATGAAAAGGCTCGGCAAGGTCCGGGATGCCGATGTTCTGATCGATGCCTTCGAAGAGAGGCGGAAACGGCAGAAGAAAGCGGGGCACAAGAAGCAGGCCCGGCTGCTGAAGGCCGTCGTTAGGATGCAGAGGAAGAAACGGAAAACCTTCCGGGCCCGTCTGGCCAAGGAAATGCGGGATTTTCCCGAGACGGAGGAGCATTCGCGATGGGAACGGTGGTTGAAGGAGGACCTGGAAGAGCTTCTGGATAAGGTGCAGGCCGACCGGGTCATGGTGAAGCTGCAGGAGGCTTACGAGCAGAAGAAGCGGGTGTACCGGGAGCAGTGCCGGGAAGCCGGAATGGAATCCGCCGAGGCGTTCGACGCCCTGCACGACCTGCGGATCGCGGCCAAAGAAATCCGGTATATAGCGGCGTCGGCGTCTTTTGCCCTGGACGGCAAATTCCAACGCTGGGAGAAGCGGTTCCAAGGCATTCAGGATGAGCTCGGGGCCATCAACGACCGGCGGGTGTGGCTGGAAACCGTGGAGCGCCTGCGTCCGGAAAGGCTGTCGGCCCGTACGAAAACCTGGAACCGGTTCCGCAAAAAGCTGAGGAAGGAAATCCGGGCACTTCTTCTGGAAAACCGTGTGGTGAAAGTCTCCTTGTCCTCCGATGGAAAATGA
- a CDS encoding FMN-dependent NADH-azoreductase, with protein MATVLYITAHPHDHSVSSSLAVGKAFIEEYREANPGDEVIHLDLYRTDIPQIDADVFSGWGKLASGTDYAELTDNEKAKVRRLGELVDQYVAADKYVFVTPMWNFSFPPVMKAYVDAVCVAGKSFKYTENGPVGLLTDKKALHIQASGGIYSEGPMQAFEFGHSYLDKIMKFHGVPSFEGIFVEGAGARPDQAEAIKANAIEKAKEAAKRF; from the coding sequence ATGGCAACGGTTTTGTACATAACCGCCCATCCACACGATCACTCGGTTTCGTCCTCGCTAGCCGTGGGCAAAGCCTTCATTGAAGAGTACCGCGAAGCGAATCCGGGGGACGAAGTCATCCACCTGGACCTGTATAGAACGGACATCCCGCAGATCGATGCGGACGTATTCAGCGGCTGGGGCAAGCTGGCGTCGGGAACCGATTACGCTGAGCTGACCGACAACGAGAAGGCCAAGGTTAGGCGCCTCGGCGAGCTGGTGGACCAGTATGTGGCGGCCGACAAATATGTGTTCGTCACCCCGATGTGGAACTTCTCGTTCCCTCCGGTAATGAAAGCTTATGTCGACGCGGTGTGCGTCGCAGGCAAATCGTTCAAATACACCGAAAATGGGCCGGTGGGCCTCCTGACCGACAAGAAAGCTCTGCACATTCAGGCAAGCGGCGGGATTTATTCCGAAGGGCCTATGCAGGCGTTTGAATTCGGCCACAGCTACCTGGACAAAATCATGAAGTTCCACGGCGTGCCGTCCTTCGAAGGCATCTTTGTGGAAGGTGCAGGCGCCCGCCCGGATCAGGCGGAGGCCATCAAGGCCAATGCCATTGAGAAAGCCAAGGAAGCCGCTAAGCGCTTCTAA
- a CDS encoding DMT family transporter, with product MIRSSAYVLLVLAACFWGGNFVVGKALVAHIPPLTLAALRWSIAFLCLLPFYGREAWERRHSFLRRWKTVAFVSLTGVAGFNTLTYVAVQYTGSINASLMNAATPILVIILSSFLLKERIAWAAGPGILLSLFGVLWIIGRGSLTTLLHLSFNQGDLWMLAAVFCWALYSVVMKKEGGRFPASVFLLAQMAAALLLLLPLSAVELAVKAPAIDWSPGLIAGVLYIAVFASLAAFLSWNRAIELIGPQRCAGFLNLIPLFAALFATLFTGETFHLYHIAGVALIVSGVYLTQRAMKRRRSAVVEDFSI from the coding sequence ATGATCCGTTCGTCGGCTTATGTTCTGCTTGTCCTGGCCGCCTGTTTCTGGGGCGGCAATTTTGTCGTGGGGAAGGCCCTGGTCGCGCATATTCCTCCGCTCACCCTGGCGGCTCTGCGTTGGAGCATCGCCTTCCTGTGCCTTCTTCCCTTCTATGGCCGGGAGGCTTGGGAGCGGCGGCATTCCTTTCTCCGCCGCTGGAAAACAGTGGCCTTCGTCTCCCTCACCGGGGTGGCCGGCTTCAATACGCTTACGTATGTCGCCGTCCAGTACACCGGGTCGATCAACGCCTCGCTCATGAACGCGGCCACCCCGATCCTCGTCATCATCCTGTCGTCCTTCCTGCTGAAGGAACGGATCGCGTGGGCGGCGGGTCCGGGCATTCTGCTTTCGCTCTTCGGGGTTCTGTGGATCATCGGCCGTGGCAGCCTGACGACCCTGCTGCATCTGTCTTTCAACCAAGGCGATCTGTGGATGCTCGCGGCGGTCTTTTGCTGGGCGCTGTACTCGGTGGTCATGAAGAAGGAAGGGGGCCGGTTCCCCGCGAGCGTTTTTCTGCTGGCGCAGATGGCGGCGGCCCTGCTGCTCCTGCTTCCGCTATCCGCTGTGGAGCTTGCGGTCAAGGCTCCTGCGATCGACTGGAGCCCCGGGCTTATCGCCGGAGTGCTGTACATCGCGGTTTTTGCTTCCCTCGCCGCATTCCTTTCGTGGAACCGGGCGATCGAGCTTATCGGGCCGCAGCGGTGTGCGGGCTTTCTTAACCTGATCCCTCTGTTTGCGGCGCTTTTTGCGACACTGTTTACGGGGGAGACCTTCCATCTGTACCATATCGCCGGGGTGGCCCTGATCGTAAGCGGCGTATACCTGACCCAGCGGGCGATGAAGCGGCGCCGGTCTGCCGTCGTGGAGGATTTTTCCATATAA
- a CDS encoding GNAT family N-acetyltransferase has translation MPFTIRPVNEMDIPFLWEMLYQSIHVPEGEKPPGRDILRYPSIAQYMQNWGRAGDLGFVAVDEQGERVGSITCRLFQAGSRGYGYVDEDTPELGMAVRPENRGCGVGSLLLETLLAEASARGFAAVSLSVDSRNPALRLYERHGFREVTRSGASLVMAVGLSSRQAAPLASCHGPGGEASRVFLRPLVMKDAPALLELMVRNRELFEQVVPVRHELFYTLGKQEDIIRNSEKARMEGSRYAFGIFLRETEELIGEISLFEIMRGALQRAFLGYCLDERHNGKGLMTEAVSQVLDFAFREAGLHRIEAGAKPSNPGSLRVLEKAGFQKEGLARQNVKINGKWEDHVMYAILASDPRG, from the coding sequence ATGCCCTTTACCATTAGACCCGTTAACGAAATGGATATCCCGTTTCTGTGGGAAATGCTGTACCAATCGATTCATGTCCCGGAAGGAGAAAAACCCCCTGGCCGCGACATTCTTCGTTACCCTTCCATTGCCCAATATATGCAGAATTGGGGAAGGGCGGGCGACCTCGGCTTTGTGGCCGTGGATGAGCAGGGGGAGCGGGTGGGCTCCATCACCTGCCGGCTGTTCCAGGCGGGCAGCCGGGGGTACGGCTATGTGGATGAAGACACCCCCGAGCTCGGGATGGCGGTAAGGCCGGAAAACCGCGGCTGCGGGGTAGGGTCGCTCCTGTTGGAGACTCTGCTGGCGGAGGCCTCGGCTCGCGGCTTCGCTGCCGTCTCGCTGAGCGTGGATTCCCGGAACCCGGCCCTCCGGCTCTACGAGCGGCACGGGTTTCGGGAGGTGACCCGCAGCGGTGCCTCCCTTGTCATGGCGGTCGGGCTCTCTTCCCGTCAGGCGGCCCCGCTAGCATCCTGCCATGGGCCGGGCGGGGAGGCTTCCCGCGTGTTCCTGCGGCCGCTGGTCATGAAGGATGCCCCGGCTCTGCTCGAGCTTATGGTGCGGAACCGGGAGCTTTTCGAGCAGGTGGTGCCGGTTCGTCACGAGCTCTTCTATACGCTGGGGAAGCAGGAAGATATCATCCGGAACTCGGAGAAAGCGAGAATGGAAGGCAGCCGGTATGCCTTCGGTATCTTTCTTCGGGAGACGGAGGAGCTGATCGGCGAAATCTCGCTGTTCGAGATCATGCGGGGAGCGCTGCAGCGGGCCTTTCTAGGCTACTGCCTCGATGAGCGCCACAACGGAAAAGGCCTGATGACCGAGGCGGTCTCCCAAGTCCTGGATTTTGCTTTTCGGGAGGCGGGCCTTCACCGCATAGAGGCCGGGGCGAAGCCGAGCAATCCCGGGTCCCTCCGGGTGCTCGAGAAGGCCGGGTTTCAGAAGGAAGGCCTGGCCCGCCAGAACGTGAAAATCAACGGAAAATGGGAGGATCATGTCATGTACGCCATCCTTGCCTCCGATCCGAGGGGCTGA
- a CDS encoding class I SAM-dependent methyltransferase: protein MLNRDDIYESVSARYDELIAYEDCEGELARYMAGLDLEGKDIADLGAGTGRLTCLAAPKARTVAAVDFAADMLRAAAVKLEKAGLRHWTTRVADLRQRLPLEDRSLDVVMAGWSLCYLCGSGNPDAKRNLDHLYGELRRVLRPGGRVIIFETLSTGVEAPAAPHFLEAYFRRLEHDWGLASQVLYTGFRFEDKEQAKRLAGDFFGEALRDKIEAWDSPVVPSWTGVWSGSLG from the coding sequence GTGCTAAACCGCGATGATATTTACGAATCGGTATCGGCTCGGTATGATGAGCTGATCGCTTATGAGGATTGCGAAGGGGAGCTGGCCCGGTATATGGCGGGGCTTGACCTGGAAGGAAAAGATATCGCCGACCTGGGGGCGGGAACGGGGAGGCTCACTTGTCTCGCGGCTCCTAAAGCCCGGACGGTGGCGGCCGTGGATTTTGCGGCGGACATGCTGAGGGCGGCGGCGGTCAAGCTGGAAAAAGCCGGTCTCCGCCACTGGACGACGAGGGTCGCGGACTTGAGGCAGCGGCTGCCTCTTGAGGACCGGTCCCTGGACGTCGTGATGGCGGGCTGGAGCCTCTGCTACCTGTGCGGCTCGGGCAATCCCGATGCAAAGCGGAACCTGGATCACCTGTACGGCGAGCTTAGAAGGGTGCTGCGGCCGGGCGGACGGGTCATCATCTTCGAGACGCTCAGCACCGGGGTTGAGGCACCGGCCGCTCCGCACTTCCTCGAAGCCTACTTCCGCCGGCTGGAGCACGACTGGGGGCTTGCTTCCCAAGTGCTGTACACCGGGTTCCGCTTCGAGGATAAGGAGCAGGCCAAGCGGCTGGCCGGGGATTTTTTTGGAGAGGCCCTTCGGGATAAAATCGAGGCCTGGGACAGCCCGGTGGTTCCTTCGTGGACCGGAGTATGGTCAGGCAGCTTGGGGTAG
- a CDS encoding RidA family protein, with product MSERIEKRLEERGIRLPEASGPAARYVNYAQVDGMLYVSGKGPSGSPRGKLGREFTTAEGYAFARQAGLEVLAVVKEALGSLDRVRRVVKIQGFVNAEPTFEEPHLVLNGCSDLMLEVFGEKGAHARSVMGACSLRDGLPLVVDSVFAVEAPAESRSGGSA from the coding sequence ATGAGCGAAAGAATCGAGAAGAGGCTGGAGGAGCGGGGAATTCGGCTGCCGGAGGCGAGCGGGCCGGCCGCCCGCTATGTCAACTATGCTCAGGTGGATGGGATGCTCTACGTATCCGGCAAGGGCCCTTCGGGCTCTCCCCGGGGAAAGCTCGGCCGCGAGTTTACCACGGCCGAGGGCTATGCCTTCGCCCGCCAAGCGGGCCTTGAGGTACTCGCGGTGGTGAAGGAAGCATTGGGCTCGCTGGATAGGGTGAGGCGCGTGGTCAAGATCCAGGGCTTCGTGAACGCAGAGCCGACGTTTGAAGAGCCGCACCTCGTGCTGAATGGCTGCTCGGACCTGATGCTGGAGGTTTTTGGTGAGAAGGGGGCTCACGCCCGCTCCGTCATGGGAGCCTGCTCCTTGAGGGACGGTCTGCCCCTGGTGGTAGACTCTGTTTTTGCAGTGGAGGCTCCCGCAGAAAGCCGTTCGGGTGGAAGCGCCTAA
- a CDS encoding adenylosuccinate synthase: MPVTAVVGANWGDEGKGKMTDVLAAEAQYVVRYQGGSNAGHTILNGYGKFALHLLPSGVFYPEVVNVIGPGVALNPWDLLRELAMLKERGVPDPQLRVSDRAQLVLPYHQKLDELEEERLGDRSFGSTRSGIAPFYADKFLKLGIQTADLFDREWLAERLDRALAAKNVLLPHLYGQPSINAADLWKGLEEAAERLKPYVADTTELLHGALVRGERILVEGQLGALRDPDHGIYPFSTSSSTLAGHASVGAGLPPQAIDRIVAVVKAYSSCVGAGPFVTELSGLEAEELRRRGGDAGEYGATTGRPRRVGWFDAVATRYGCRVQGATEVALTNLDVLGYLDAIPVCTAYEIDGAAVRSFPVSARLGRARPVWTTLPGWGADLSGLRRYGDLPPNARRYVEMVEEETGVPVRWVSVGPKREQIIQRF, translated from the coding sequence ATGCCGGTAACCGCTGTGGTCGGGGCCAATTGGGGAGACGAGGGGAAGGGCAAAATGACGGATGTGCTAGCGGCAGAAGCTCAGTACGTCGTCCGTTACCAGGGAGGCAGCAACGCGGGGCACACCATTCTGAACGGGTACGGGAAATTCGCCCTGCACCTGCTTCCTTCCGGGGTGTTTTACCCGGAGGTGGTGAATGTCATCGGGCCGGGCGTAGCCCTGAATCCATGGGACCTGCTGAGAGAGCTCGCTATGTTAAAAGAACGCGGAGTCCCGGACCCGCAGCTCAGGGTTTCGGACCGCGCCCAGCTCGTGCTGCCGTATCACCAAAAGCTGGATGAGCTCGAGGAGGAGCGCCTGGGGGACCGAAGCTTCGGCTCCACCCGTTCGGGGATCGCACCCTTCTACGCGGACAAATTTCTGAAGCTGGGCATCCAGACGGCCGACCTGTTCGACAGGGAATGGCTTGCGGAAAGACTGGACCGGGCCCTGGCCGCCAAAAACGTGCTCCTCCCCCACCTCTACGGCCAGCCGTCTATTAACGCGGCTGACCTATGGAAGGGGCTGGAGGAGGCCGCAGAACGGCTGAAGCCGTATGTGGCCGACACGACGGAGCTGCTGCACGGAGCGCTCGTCAGGGGAGAACGAATCCTCGTGGAAGGGCAGCTCGGCGCCCTGCGCGACCCCGACCACGGCATCTACCCGTTCTCCACGTCCTCCTCGACGCTGGCCGGGCATGCGTCGGTAGGGGCCGGCCTCCCGCCGCAGGCGATCGACCGCATTGTCGCCGTCGTCAAGGCGTACTCGAGCTGCGTCGGGGCGGGCCCCTTCGTTACCGAGCTCTCCGGCCTGGAGGCGGAGGAGCTTCGGAGAAGGGGCGGCGACGCGGGGGAGTACGGGGCGACGACCGGCCGTCCGCGGCGTGTTGGCTGGTTCGACGCCGTCGCGACGCGCTACGGCTGCCGCGTCCAGGGAGCGACCGAGGTCGCGCTCACGAACCTGGACGTGCTCGGCTACCTGGACGCCATCCCCGTCTGCACCGCCTACGAGATCGACGGCGCCGCCGTCCGGTCCTTTCCCGTCTCCGCCCGGCTCGGGCGGGCCCGTCCGGTGTGGACCACGCTCCCCGGCTGGGGAGCCGACCTGTCCGGCCTTCGGCGGTACGGGGACCTTCCTCCTAATGCCCGCCGGTATGTGGAAATGGTCGAGGAGGAGACCGGGGTGCCGGTCCGCTGGGTGTCCGTCGGGCCGAAGCGGGAGCAGATCATCCAACGCTTTTAG
- a CDS encoding LysR family transcriptional regulator, whose translation MLDNLEWYRAFYFTAKTGSLTKAAEELFITQPAVTHAIKQLEFKLGGQLFFRTPKGVKLTSEGEVLYRYIDQAFTFIQTGETKLAELRELKNGEVRIGAGDTLCKYYLLRYLEAFHKAYPSIRIQVTNRTSSETVSLLKQGKIDFGLINLPLEDKRLTVQESLPLQDCFVAGEKYKHLAAKSLPLQTLARYPLLLLEKGSGTRSYLDAFALEQGIELEPEIELGSIDLLTEFARTGFGIACVVRNFAEEELARGDLYEIRLTEPIPPRPIGIATLNNVPLSPAPARLVEMMLKDSGRR comes from the coding sequence ATGCTGGACAACCTGGAATGGTATCGGGCCTTTTATTTTACAGCCAAAACCGGCAGCCTCACGAAGGCCGCCGAGGAGCTGTTCATCACCCAGCCGGCGGTCACACACGCCATCAAGCAGCTGGAGTTTAAGCTGGGGGGCCAGCTTTTTTTTCGTACGCCCAAAGGGGTCAAGCTGACTTCGGAGGGAGAGGTGCTCTACCGGTACATCGACCAGGCGTTTACGTTCATCCAGACGGGAGAGACGAAGCTCGCGGAGCTGCGGGAGCTGAAGAATGGGGAGGTTCGCATCGGCGCAGGGGATACGCTGTGCAAGTACTACCTGCTGCGTTACCTGGAGGCCTTTCACAAGGCCTACCCGAGCATCCGGATTCAGGTGACGAACCGCACCTCCTCCGAAACCGTAAGCCTACTGAAGCAGGGCAAGATTGATTTCGGCCTGATCAACCTTCCTCTCGAGGACAAAAGGCTGACCGTCCAGGAAAGCCTCCCCCTGCAGGACTGCTTCGTGGCGGGGGAGAAGTACAAGCACCTGGCGGCGAAGTCGCTGCCGCTTCAGACGCTGGCCCGCTATCCCCTCCTCCTGCTGGAGAAGGGGAGCGGCACGAGAAGCTACCTCGACGCGTTCGCGCTTGAGCAGGGGATCGAGCTGGAGCCGGAAATCGAGCTCGGCAGCATCGACCTGCTCACCGAGTTCGCGCGGACCGGCTTCGGCATCGCCTGCGTCGTCCGCAACTTCGCCGAAGAGGAGCTCGCGCGCGGAGACCTGTACGAGATCCGGCTCACCGAGCCGATCCCGCCGCGTCCCATCGGCATCGCCACGCTGAACAACGTCCCGCTGTCCCCGGCTCCCGCCCGGCTTGTCGAGATGATGCTGAAGGATTCGGGGCGACGGTAG
- a CDS encoding transcriptional regulator, whose protein sequence is MTRFDQAYEEWMNSAIAGEPNPRRRGLLEKGLGHGTVEFLRSVWYPAVQNFHHLHPEWEVRDFHNGYRYLDLAYLPGGRAKGGIEIQGYGPHARDLDVRRFKDLCWRHCLLALEDWLFLPVAYLSITDETKRCQQLVLSFIGKFTAAEVPQELSWLEAETVRFARRRGLPFAPVELAAHLRVSGQHARRLLHQLVELRLLYVASGKQRYRTFGLRID, encoded by the coding sequence ATCACCCGATTTGATCAAGCTTACGAGGAATGGATGAACAGCGCCATTGCCGGGGAACCGAATCCCCGAAGACGCGGATTGCTGGAAAAAGGGCTCGGCCACGGAACCGTCGAATTCCTTCGTTCCGTTTGGTACCCCGCCGTGCAAAACTTTCACCACCTGCATCCCGAATGGGAGGTTCGCGATTTCCATAACGGCTACCGCTACCTGGATCTCGCTTATCTTCCGGGCGGCCGCGCAAAAGGCGGGATCGAGATTCAAGGCTACGGACCGCACGCGCGAGATCTCGATGTGAGACGGTTTAAGGACCTATGCTGGCGGCATTGTTTATTGGCGCTCGAAGATTGGCTATTTCTTCCCGTCGCCTACCTCTCCATCACGGACGAGACGAAGCGCTGCCAACAGCTCGTTCTCTCCTTCATCGGCAAGTTCACGGCCGCGGAGGTCCCCCAGGAGCTGAGCTGGCTCGAAGCCGAGACGGTTCGGTTTGCCAGGCGGAGGGGGCTCCCTTTTGCTCCGGTGGAATTGGCCGCTCACCTGCGCGTTTCCGGCCAGCATGCCCGCCGCCTCCTGCACCAATTGGTGGAGCTTAGGCTCCTGTATGTAGCAAGCGGGAAGCAGCGCTATCGGACGTTCGGCTTACGAATCGACTGA